The following proteins are encoded in a genomic region of Papaver somniferum cultivar HN1 unplaced genomic scaffold, ASM357369v1 unplaced-scaffold_10, whole genome shotgun sequence:
- the LOC113326751 gene encoding uncharacterized protein LOC113326751: MAKTNFMRGVVSTTALVSVFIMMSAALLPHVMGIRLMGPGGCYVDIPDVKPVVLGSDFNRDFRVVPGDNGNLNVGLNDDVDPAAVNVNQPKNPGEVSVSVGNCGR; encoded by the exons ATGGCTAAGACTAATTTCATGAGAGGAGTTGTGTCGACTACTGCACTTGTCTCCGTTTTCATTATGATGTCTGCTGCTTTATTACCAC ATGTTATGGGTATCAGGCTTATGGGTCCTGGCGGTTGTTACGTGGATATCCCCGACGTGAAACCAGTGGTTCTTGGCTCTGATTTTAATCGGGATTTTCGCGTGGTTCCGGGTGATAATGGCAATCTTAATGTTGGACTGAATGATGATGTGGATCCGGCGGCTGTCAATGTCAACCAACCAAAAAATCCTGGCGAAGTCAGCGTTTCGGTCGGTAATTGTGGCCGATGA